The DNA region AACAACTTTACTGAAAGCAACTGCTTCTGCTGAGAAGATCCGGGTAGCTGCCCATAGTGTTACAGCTGCTGCAGAGAAGACTAGCTTTTCAGCCATGAGAACAGCAATCTAACAAATAATGAGGAAACAGCATATCCGGAAAATTGGTGTCCTACCGTGGGCTACCTTTGGGTGCAGTATTGCAACTTGTGCCGGATTGGTTGCGTACGGAGATGGGATTGAATGTGCTGCTGAATCTCTACCTGCAGCTCCATCAACTGCCAGTTTGGGTTGCGGGATTCAAAGTTTACACCTCGCATCTCAGGAAATAGCACGGAGAGATAGCatgaaattactaaaatctaTTGAGTCCCTCATGTACAGATTGAAGAAAGTCAGAACTCAGTAGTAAGAATGCAATTCTTATCTTATTTGTATACTAGTCGTTTCTCTTTTCAAAGTGGTTGATGGATAAAAGATAAGACTTCATGGAACTTGCTGTAAATGTAGAGTATATAACAATCTTCGTAGAAAACTGAAAGAAAAAGTGTCTAGAGCAGGGGTTATGTGTATCGTCATTTGTGTGTTTTCCCTGTTCTGTATTGGGAATCTGTTTCTAGAAATACATGCCTATACGCAAATTTTGCAGGACCCTTTTCGAGTTTATTGTAAGCATTGTGAGTTCTTTTGGCCAGAGTTAGCTTAAAAAAAATGGCGGTGAATACATTTATATGTGAACAAAGAGttgtctctatatatatatatatatatatttgagcaATACACATGCAATCTCACAAACCTAGTACTCCTCTCTCACACGCTTTGGTACTGATCTTTGATTGCAAATTATATGTATTGTACTCTGTAACATATATTAACAATTGTAAAGAAATTCTGAACCTTTAGTTTGAGAAAAACAATAGTGAGAGCTGCTCTCTGGGTCCCAAACTGAAAGTGGGATAACCTTGGAGGAAGTTTGAAAAAGCGTCCAATTCGTTGAAGAAATAGGGGCTTTCAGTCTGATGTTGATTGGGATCTCAGAGAGACTGAAATGGATTCTAATGACATTGACCGAAGTTTCGAAATCAAGGTGAGTTTCACACTGTCGTAGGCTGTATCATTCATTGTTTTGTGCCTGTTTCTCTTTGCTTTACTGTTTTTTGCTCTGTTTTGGGAGATTCATGTGGTGCCTATTAAGCTTATCGTTTCTGTAGAAATATATTTCTCAATTCTTATTTAGTGTCTGGTGGTTGTTTGGCAAGCAGGTGCAGTTCATGTACAAGCAAAGGTGGAGTCTTGAGTAGAACAAATCCATGTAAACACAGTAATTTCCTGcttatggtttaatttgtgttaatATGGTGCTTAACAAACACTGTGTTGATATAGTTAAAAGTAAAATCACATTCGTTGGAGTTCATTTATCTTTGTGAACAACTTTTTCGTACAAGTGATATTGGAATTGAACTCAGGAATTTGGGTGCTAGAATCTCGTTTCAGCTTTTGTTTTTTACATGCAGCGCATTGTCGAAGACggacatcattctggtgggttCATGGATTTGTATCTCAACATTTTGTGTCCAAAAGATTCATATATTGACCAACTTACCAACTTCACAAAGATGCTCAATTCAAATTATTTGTATCTACctgtattttcttttatttttatagtaatTTTAAGGAtaaatcaagttttttttttttgaacaaatgatattatttgcACTAAGAAAATGAATTGAATATGAGacatttcacttataagtgaaaataaataccgttagattgtagtactaagtgacataaTAAATCGAGATTAAATTAAATCGTACGGGCCCacttttttagtttttggtaTAGAAACGGCGCCGTAACGATAGCAAATGATGAAAAAGTCTCAACTTCAGTCGGCCGTTGGCCACTTGGCCCCACTCCCATTCATTCCAAACAACAAGAttcaattcaaatatctcaCCAATAAACTCCACACCATTGGCCCAGCTAATGTAAAACAAAGGAAATTTAGCAAGCTGGTCAAAATCTtcacaattaaataaatacaagaatgatttaattggaacttAGTTTAATATCCTTGACTCTTGTGATGTTTTTGATAGATTGATGCTAGATTTGTTtctatataaataataaataaaaacaaacagtGTTAGCAACTCGGATTTTTGAGCCATTTTTTCAACTATCACGTTCTTTTTTCTCTGATTTTTTTTCGATTTGGGTTTTGTTTAGAATTCAAATTCTGGGGTTTGTGAGGCAAAAAGGTTGGATCTTGTGAGGATTTTGATCCGATCAAGAAAGGGAGGATAAAGACGTAGAGTGAAAGTAACCCAGAAAAAGGGTTTTGAGCATTGGAGAAGCAGCTGAAAGGTTTaacaacttttgtttttgggtcatCTGAAAAAGTGCTTATTGAGTTTCGGTGCTTATAGCTTTTCTGGTGAGCTGTGAAGGTTCTGCTTtactgggttttgggttttggtgtTTTCAGCTTCCCCAAGTTGGTTGAGGTACTGAAAGAACTTTTAAAGCTGTTTCTGGTTCATTTCATTATTTTCTAGTACTAGTTTAGTGGATAGAGAGAAAATGCTAATgcccaaatatatatttatagtcgAGTTTATTTTTCGGTCTTATGATTCTAAGGAAATGAGATTCAACAGATGACTTCTATTTCGATAAATTTTCAGGAGGTTTTGAAGTTTAGTGGGCGAGAAGTCAGAGGAATCTGGATTTAGTTGAGGTTGGTTTTCTTTAGAGGCAGAGATTGAAAAAGGGACTTGTGGTTTAAATTGACACCGTGGCATTGAGATGGGGGGTCAATGCTTCAAATTCATACCATGTTGCTGGAATTCACAAATGAAGGCAGCGGTTCTCGAAACTCCTGACATTGGTGGGTTAAAATATGTCTTTGCTTGGCTGTTTTGATGTAGAAGCAGATCATATCTGATGCTTGTGGATTGTTCTCCTTTAACAGATAATGAGGAGAAGAGCGAGGTTGATAACTTACCTGCATTTCGTGAATTCACATTTGAGCAACTTAAAAAGGCAACATCTGGTTTTGCCGTGGAGTATATTGTGTCTGAGCAAGGAGAGAAGGCTCCAAATATTGTTTATAAAGGGAAACTTGAAAATCAGAAGAGAATTGCTGTTAAGCGCTTCAATAGGATGGCCTGGCCCGATGCTCAGCAATTTTTGGTAGGCATACTTTTATGTATCATAAAACTCTAAACCAGATGCTTTGGTGACGAAAACTAGTCTACATTTTCTGCAGAACTATTGtttctatctttatgttttACACTAATGTAATTTTCTGTTGGGATCTTATGTGGTTTTGCAATTCTGGTCATAGGGTGCTTTTGGCATGTAGAATTCACGAATGCATAGCTGTATTTCTCTATGACTGAAATTTACAGTTATTTTTGGACCAAATGATTCCTCATTAACGTTTTATCTGCTCCACTAAAGGAAGCACATCATTTTCTGTCTTCTCTATTTACAACCACTATTCTGAGATGATTTTCATTTGCCCCAACTGCAGGAGGAAGCAAGATTGGTTGGTCACCTCCGCAACCATAGATTGGTCAATTTGCTTGGTTGTTGTTGCGAAGGTGATGAAAGGTTGCTTGTGGCGGAATATATGCCCAATGAAACACTTGCAAAGCATCTTTTTCATTGTAAGGCTTGCTCCTTATACTAGGTTTTTGGTTAATGAACTATGTTGTACTCATTTTTATGGTTGGATATCGGATCCATTTGGTCTTGCAATTGCCCTGCTTAATAGTTTCATTTTGGGTTTTCATTCGAAAAGGATATATTAGGATATTAAGCATCACATTTATTTTAGAAATGAGGGTCACATATTATATTAGAACTTCAAACTATAAATGTCTCTTTTCTGGTATAATTTATCACTTCTTCACCCTGAATTCCATCGCCAAATTTTACTTAAGAGATGTTGGTGTGGGGATCTACATTGAGACAATGGTTGAGGGTTATTACTCCCTCCCCCCTTTTGGGTGTTAGAAACTTTTGTTAATACCGACTTTCGTTTATAGCACAGGTTCATGTTTGACAACTGAGTGGTCTTGTTTCAGTTTTGCCATCTTCTCGAATTTCGCTAATGTTTCCGCTGATGAGTACTGTTCTTTTGTTTAGTGGAAAATAACTTTACTACCTTCTTGAATCATCAGGGGATGCACAGCCTATGAAATGGGTAATGCGATTAAGGGTTGTGTTACATCTTGCACAGGCTCTAGAATACTGCACAAGTAAAGGGCGTGCGCTTTATCACGACCTTAATGCTTACAGAATTTTATTCGATGAGGTAACTATATTTTGACTCCATCTGTTTGGTATCCTTTCCTAAGTATATTCTAATTGTATTCGTTTACTTTATTCATTATAATTTTTCAGGATGGCAATCCTAGAATATCCACCTTCGGACTGATGAAAAATAGTAGGGATGGGAAGAGTTATAGTACAAATCTGGCATTTACTCCACCTGAATATATTAGGAATGGTAGGTAGatcatggaaaaaaaaaaagcggcGTTTTTGCTCCAAACATCTCATTCAAGTTTATGATTTACTTGACAAGCATCCATTAAGTATGTAGTTCAGCAATTATTATACACTGCATATCCCTTGTCTTGCAGGGAGAGTAACACCAGAAAGTGCAATATATAGCTTTGGGACTCTCTTGATTGATCTTCTCAGCGGAAAGCATATCCCCCCTAGCCATGTAAGTGATTGTTCCAGTGGTGAACGgaacaaaaatgaagaaaaaaccaTATAAATTAGGGAAACTCTTGTAAAGATCTAATGATTACTCTTTTACCTAAGATAAAATATAGTTTACTTTCAATTGTTTAAGTGATTGTTCGAGTGGTGAACAggtgaaaaataaagaaaaaaccattTGTAGGAAAAGTTAAATTAGGGAAACTCTTGTAAAGATCTAATGGTTACTCTTTTACCTACAATAAAATATTGTTTACTTTCAATTGTTATGAAATCTGCGTGAGAATTTATCCTTCTTAGGATATGTAAACACAAAGTAAGCAAATGTATTCATCTGGTGGTTGATCATTATGTGCCAGGCCCTAGACCTGATTCGGGACAGAAATCTTCAGATGCTGACAGATTCTTGCTTGGAAGTACAGCTTTCTAATGATGATGGTACT from Malus domestica chromosome 01, GDT2T_hap1 includes:
- the LOC103455251 gene encoding serine/threonine-protein kinase BSK3-like isoform X1, encoding MGGQCFKFIPCCWNSQMKAAVLETPDIDNEEKSEVDNLPAFREFTFEQLKKATSGFAVEYIVSEQGEKAPNIVYKGKLENQKRIAVKRFNRMAWPDAQQFLEEARLVGHLRNHRLVNLLGCCCEGDERLLVAEYMPNETLAKHLFHWDAQPMKWVMRLRVVLHLAQALEYCTSKGRALYHDLNAYRILFDEDGNPRISTFGLMKNSRDGKSYSTNLAFTPPEYIRNGRVTPESAIYSFGTLLIDLLSGKHIPPSHALDLIRDRNLQMLTDSCLEVQLSNDDGTELARLASRCLQSEPRERPNPKSLVASLTPLQKEDEVPSSVLMGIPHGTSGSSLSPLGEACTRRDLTAIHEILESIGYKDDGMTNELSFQMWTDQMQESLDSKKKGDSAFKHKDFRTTIECYSQFIDVGTMVSPTIFARRSLSYLMSDKPQNAINDAMQAQVVSPVWHIACYLQAVALSALGMDSEAQAALKEGTTLESKRSKAVGQK
- the LOC103455251 gene encoding serine/threonine-protein kinase BSK3-like isoform X2: MGGQCFKFIPCCWNSQMKAAVLETPDIDNEEKSEVDNLPAFREFTFEQLKKATSGFAVEYIVSEQGEKAPNIVYKGKLENQKRIAVKRFNRMAWPDAQQFLEEARLVGHLRNHRLVNLLGCCCEGDERLLVAEYMPNETLAKHLFHWDAQPMKWVMRLRVVLHLAQALEYCTSKGRALYHDLNAYRILFDEDGNPRISTFGLMKNSRDGKSYSTNLAFTPPEYIRNGRVTPESAIYSFGTLLIDLLSGKHIPPSHALDLIRDRNLQMLTDSCLEVQLSNDDGTELARLASRCLQSEPRERPNPKSLVASLTPLQKEDEVPSSVLMGIPHGTSGSSLSPLGEACTRRDLTAIHEILESIGYKDDGMTNELSFQMWTDQMQFIDVGTMVSPTIFARRSLSYLMSDKPQNAINDAMQAQVVSPVWHIACYLQAVALSALGMDSEAQAALKEGTTLESKRSKAVGQK